The nucleotide window TGTTCAGGAGATCTTCTAAGTACTGCTTGACGTCTCTGTGTAGGGGTTTAGGAACAGACACATACGTACGGCGTACAGGTGTTGGGTCAGTGAGTCTGATTTTGAGCTGCAGAGAAGGGATACAGCCCGCATCATTTTCATCTCTTGCGAATGCTTGACACTCTTCCCTCAACATCTGCTTCACTTTTTGCTGCTGTacaaaggggaggtgagagaggtcaATCGGTGGATCATACCTGTCTTTGTCATCCAGCTCCTTTTCAGCAGGTTGAAGTTCCTCATCGATGACTGTAGGGGGCACCACAGGAGAGGCTGGGGGGGCGACGACAGGCTTGGCTTCTGCAGGATACACAGCTTTGACTAACTGGACTTGCCCTAGGACTGTGCGCGGGCTCAGAGTGATGTCATGGCATGTGTCATTAGCAACAGGCAGGGCTAGGCGAGAGTATGTCCCTTTACTCAGTGTTAACATGTTCTCTGTCATATTAAGACCATCTGGCAAGGGGGCTTGTTCGTCAGGCATAAACAGTGCTTCTTGTCTAGCTATCAGAGGCCCTGTCCTCACTGAACACTTCACACTTTTCACTTGGCCAGCTGGTATCACTTCTCTCTGCCTTCCCATTCTCACCACACCATCACTGCACTCAGGGTCACTGGCTTTTACAATTTTCACAAACATTTCAGCCTTTTTACAGTCAAAAGAGAAAGCTGTGCTCACCGCCTGTGCGACTACCTCCTGTGGGTGGCCCACCCCACTCTTCAGCAGCTGCTCGATGACATTGTACCCGATGATTGGCTCCTCAGCTGCACCCTTCTCACTGGTCACCAGCATCGGGACTTGTAGCATGAAGTGCGGGGCTTGGGCTGGCTCGAGCTGGAACTCCACTTCCACCCACCCTCGAAATGGGATGTCGGTCTGGTTGACGGCTTTCCCCACCAGAGCGCCGGGGCCTAGCAGCTCTACAGTGTCACGGACCCGCACCTTTGGGATGTTCTTCTTCCGCCAGGCTTCGTTGATGAGGCAAACTTGTGACCCTGTGTCCCATAATGCTTCAGTCTTCACACCGTTGAAGTAGCAGCTGACCATGCACTTCTTTCCGATGAGACGCAGCAGCTGAGACTGGTGTCGGGGAGAGATGTGGCTGATGTTTACAGACCCTGGAAGACGCTCACCTGGTCCCTCTGCTGCCTGCACCTTCTCTTCCAGCTGTTGGATGCAGTCCCTCAGGATCGCCTGCGTCTCCCTGGACTCACCGAACTGTTCTTGGATGGCACTTCCTACACTCTGGCCAGACAGGTTCACTGTGTCACCGTTACCGCTGTAGCTCCGCTGACCCCTACAGTCTCGAGCGAGGTGTCCAGCCTGGCCGCATTTGAAGCAGTGGTCACATTGCTCCTCATTGCCTCTCTCCTGACATCCTCTGCACGCCCGTCTGGTCCTGGGTCTGAACTGGTTCGGTGATCGTGGTGACTGCTGGTGGTGTTGGAACTGGTTCGGTGGCCGTGGTGACTGATGAACATTCTTCCTCAGCTCTGCTACCTCCTCTCTCAGTTGCTTGACAGCATCCATCAGTTCCATCTCGATGTTACTTTTTGCCGTGGTGACTTTTTGGCTTTTGACATTGGCCCTGTCTGCTTGCAACTGATCCAGAGCTGGCTCTGCCTGTAGCTCGTTTACTCTGGCGGGTCTGACTGCGAGGCTCCTTTTCATTTTCTGTTCCCTCTCTAAATCAACAGCGGCCGCATCGTTCATTTTCTCTATCAGCATCTCGTCAGTCACGCTCTGATCATCCATGTAGCATTTTAGTTGCAGCTTGATGTTATCGCTCAGTAGCCCGGTGCTAAGGGACCTGAGGAATTTTCGCTGAATTAGGTCGGGGCTATACTGTACGTCAGCGCTAGAATCAAACGCAGCGGCCATCAGTCTTTCTTTGAGTTCAATTGCCCGAAATAGAAAGTTCTGAGGGGATTCTTTAGAATCTTGGGTGATATTCACGAGTCTATGAAACAGATCGGTCGTGCTGTTTTCTTTGAAGTGAGCTTTCAGAATTGTTTTTAAGTGGCTAAGTGTCAAAGTGCTCTTGCTTTCCAGCATATCTCTGAGACTCATTCCGGGAGAGGCAGCTTTCACTACCGCTTCGACAATCTCAGCATCACTGTGGCCCTTACGTTTTCCCGTGTCAATCTGATGCATTAGACTGGTGTATGACAGTTTATCCTTCTGTCCCAGCTCACCTATTTGGCCGCTAATTCTGAACTCACGTCTAATGACCACTTCTGACGCTCGGGGAAAAGTAGGTTGGGGATCGATGGGCGCGCTAGTTGTCATGGGCAGGCTAGTGGTCTTGTTTGCGTTCCCTCTCAGCCGATTCATTTCTTCCTCTATCAATTGTGTTGACTCCTGGAAGCGTATCTGCATCTCGGCATACTGCCGCTGTAATCGCTGCAACTCACAGTCGCTCGCGCCACTTTCCCCATCGCCTTTCGCTCCACTTTGCCTCAACGTTTTAGCTGTAGCTATTAACTCCCTCACAAACAATTCTGCCGCATTTTCATCCTCACTGTCAATCACTTTGTCCACAGTCTCGTTTATGTTACGGATCAACGCATGTCTCTTTGATGTGTCTGACGGTACTTTAGCTTGGGTACAGACCTGTTTTAGCTGCTCCAAAGTTAGCGGGCACAGTAGCTCTGTTAGCTGGTCTTGTAGCTTTTCCAGATCCATCTCGTACGTTCAAACTTTTCCCTCAGACAACCAC belongs to Engraulis encrasicolus isolate BLACKSEA-1 unplaced genomic scaffold, IST_EnEncr_1.0 scaffold_675_np1212, whole genome shotgun sequence and includes:
- the LOC134444699 gene encoding uncharacterized protein LOC134444699, giving the protein MDLEKLQDQLTELLCPLTLEQLKQVCTQAKVPSDTSKRHALIRNINETVDKVIDSEDENAAELFVRELIATAKTLRQSGAKGDGESGASDCELQRLQRQYAEMQIRFQESTQLIEEEMNRLRGNANKTTSLPMTTSAPIDPQPTFPRASEVVIRREFRISGQIGELGQKDKLSYTSLMHQIDTGKRKGHSDAEIVEAVVKAASPGMSLRDMLESKSTLTLSHLKTILKAHFKENSTTDLFHRLVNITQDSKESPQNFLFRAIELKERLMAAAFDSSADVQYSPDLIQRKFLRSLSTGLLSDNIKLQLKCYMDDQSVTDEMLIEKMNDAAAVDLEREQKMKRSLAVRPARVNELQAEPALDQLQADRANVKSQKVTTAKSNIEMELMDAVKQLREEVAELRKNVHQSPRPPNQFQHHQQSPRSPNQFRPRTRRACRGCQERGNEEQCDHCFKCGQAGHLARDCRGQRSYSGNGDTVNLSGQSVGSAIQEQFGESRETQAILRDCIQQLEEKVQAAEGPGERLPGSVNISHISPRHQSQLLRLIGKKCMVSCYFNGVKTEALWDTGSQVCLINEAWRKKNIPKVRVRDTVELLGPGALVGKAVNQTDIPFRGWVEVEFQLEPAQAPHFMLQVPMLVTSEKGAAEEPIIGYNVIEQLLKSGVGHPQEVVAQAVSTAFSFDCKKAEMFVKIVKASDPECSDGVVRMGRQREVIPAGQVKSVKCSVRTGPLIARQEALFMPDEQAPLPDGLNMTENMLTLSKGTYSRLALPVANDTCHDITLSPRTVLGQVQLVKAVYPAEAKPVVAPPASPVVPPTVIDEELQPAEKELDDKDRYDPPIDLSHLPFVQQQKVKQMLREECQAFARDENDAGCIPSLQLKIRLTDPTPVRRTYVSVPKPLHRDVKQYLEDLLNRGWIQKSRSHYSSPIVCVRKKDGTLRLCCDYRELNQKSLPDRHPIPRIQDMLDSLHGSAWFSVLDQGKAYHQGFMEESSRPLTAFITPWGLYEWVRIPFGLSSAPSEFQRSMEECLVGLRDEVCEPYLDDNLCHSKTFDNHLNDVRKVLRRYQQHGVKLTAKKCELFKNKVRFLGKIVTKEGYTMDPAEVAPVQDMKERKPATVGELRKLLGFISYYRSYIPNFSRIAKPLYALLCSDVSSQDATVADHKKRKAVSQKKKRTQVPSHQRIKWTEEHSAVLCQLIDHLSSPPVLGYPNFEEPFVLHCDASQEGLGAVLYQRQEGKMKVIAYGSRTLSAAEKNYHLHSGKLEFLAMKWAICERFRDYLYYTPNFVVYTDNNPLTYVLTTAKLNATLLRLVAE